The Microbacterium luteum nucleotide sequence GCCTGACCGCAGCAGGTGGGTCGTCACCGCGTAGAAGGACGGGATCGTCACCGCCCAGGTCACCATGCACCACGGGCACAGCGTGCCGAGGTCGAAGATGCTCTGCGCGATCAGCCAGACGACGAACCCGAACGCGAACGCCATGCCCGCCCAGAAGCACCACCAGAACCAACGCGCGAAGCGTGCTCCGGCGAGGATCGCCGCGCCGACGACGATCGGTGCGACCCACCCGGTGAGGCCGAGGATCGGGTTGGAGAAGCCGAAGACGCTGCCCTGCCAGGAGTCGAGATTCGCGCTGCACTGCACCAGCACGCTGAAGTCGCACGACGCCGACGCGCTCGGGTCCGCCAGTCGCTCGATCTTCTCGACCGTGAGGTTGAAGGCGGCGAACCACCCGATCACCCCCGCGATGATCAGCCAGATCGCCAGGCCGGTCGGGCGGGTGTGCGACAAGGGCGAAGCCATACGGCGACCCTCTCATCGTCCGCTATGGGTCTGCTGTGGACCGACTGCGGCCGCGGTCGCGCATTATCGGAGCGAAAGTGCGATAATGAACGGCGATGCACGGCGGCCGCGCCGCCACGGGCATCGACAGAAGACTTCGGGCGATGAACGCCCTATCGTCGTCGCGGAACCCGCTGGACCGGGCGCGACGACACACCGAGTGAGTTCGCGGGGACGCCCCTTCCCAGGGATGGGCGCCACGCACGAGATTTCGACGGGTGACGCGCGGTGTCACCCGCGGGGAGTACGCCAGAGATGGCCGATGGAAATGATGCACACGTCCCAGCAGACTCCGAACCGGACGCCCCGGCGGAGACGAACGTAGAGGCGGAACAGTCGTCCGAGGTTGGGACGCAGGAACTCTCGGAACCCGCAGGGGCCGCCGAGGTCACGGTGCCCACCCAGGAGGAAGCGTCCTCCGAGCCGGCGCCGTCCCCTGAGCCCGAGTCCTCGGCCGAGCCCGAGGTTCCTCCGGCTCCGCCCGAAGAACCTTCCGAACCGGAGAGACTGACCGCTGTCAGTCTCGGTCTCCTGCCGGAGCAGTTCGTCTCCGCGGTGTCGACGCAGCTGCACTTCTACGCTCCCGAGATCGCGGTGCTGCCGGCGCGGCCCGATGACGACGTCGAGAGCGACCGGGAGCAGCAGTCTGGGAGCAGCTCTCGCCGCCGTGGTCGACGTCGCGGAGGCGGCGGCCAGAACGACAAGAGCGGCGGCGACGACGAATCGCGCCGGTCCTCCGGCCGGAAGCGGGCCGTCGAGGTCGTGACCGAGCCGCAGCGGATCAAGGGATCCACGCGCCTCGAGGCGAAGAAGCAGCGCCGCCGTGACGGGCGCGAGGCCGGTCGCCGTCGTGCCGTGGTGACCGAGGCCGAATTCCTCGCGCGCCGTGAGGCGGTCGACCGGGTCATGGTGGTGCGATCGAAGAACGGCCGGATCCAGATCGCGGTGCTGGAGGACGACGTCCTCGTCGAGCACTATGTGGCCCGCAATCAGGACTCGTCTCTCATCGGGAACGTCTATCTCGGTCGCGTGCAGAACGTGCTCCCCAGCATGGAGGCCGCGTTCGTCGACATCGGCCGGGGACGAAACGCCGTGCTCTATTCCGGTGAAGTGGACTGGGACGCCGTCGAGACCGGCAATCAGCCGCGACGGATCGAGCTCGCGCTGAAATCGGGCGACAAGGTGCTCGTGCAGGTGACGAAGGACCCGGTCGGACACAAGGGTGCGCGACTGACGAGCCAGATCTCGCTCCCTGGGCGCTATCTCGTGTACGTGCCCGGCGGCGCCATGAACGGCATCTCGCGCAAGCTCCCTGACACCGAACGGGCGCGTCTGAAGAAGATCCTCAAAGAGGTGCTGCCCGAGTCCTCCGGCGTCATCGTGCGCACCGCCGCCGAGGGCGCGACGGAGGAGCAGCTGACACGTGACGTCAACCGGCTCACGACGCAGTGGGAGCACATCGGCCGCCAGGTCGAATCCCAGCAGGCCCCGGCGCTGCTGCACTCGGAGCCCGATCTGCTGGTCAAGATCGTGCGCGACGTCTTCAACGAGGACTTCTCGAAGATGCTCATCCAGGGTGAGGATGCGCACCAGACCATCACCGCGTATCTCGAAGGGGTCGCTCCCGACCTCCTCGATCGCGTCGAGTCGTACGAGGAGGACCGAGACCCGTTCGACCGCTTCCGCATCACCGAGCAGATCGAGAAGGCGCTGGACCGCAAGGTGTGGCTGCCCTCGGGGGGATCGCTCGTCATCGACCGCACTGAGGCGATGACCGTCGTCGACGTCAACACCGGCAAGTTCGTCGGCTCCGGCGGCAACCTCGAAGAGACGGTCACGAAGAACAACCTCGAGGCGGCCGAGGAGATCGTGCGGCAGCTGCGGCTGCGCGACATCGGCGGAATCATCGTGGTCGACTTCATCGACATGGTGCTCGAATCCAACCGCGATCTCGTGCTGCGGCGTCTGGTCGAGTGCCTCAGTCGCGACCGGACCAAGCACCAGGTGGCCGAAGTCACGTCGCTCGGACTCGTGCAGATGACGCGCAAGAAGCTGGGTCTCGGGCTGCTCGAGACCTTCAGCGAGGCGTGCGAGGTGTGCGCCGGCCGCGGCGTGATCGTCCATCACGACCCGGTGGTCAAGCATCGGTCATCGGGGTCGTCCTCGAGCGGTCGTCGACAGCGCCAGAACGGCAACGGCGGTCCCTCGCAGGGCAACGGCAACGGAGCGTCGTCCCAGGGCGGCGGCACGCATACGATCACCGAGGGCGTGAAGTCGGCGCTGGCGCAGATCGCGGCCTCGACGATCCATCCGTCGCAGGGGGAGGAGGCCCCCGCCGCCGGTGGACAGGTGGATGTCGTGCTGCCCGAGCCCAAGGACGACCAGCCTGCCCCGAAGGACGGATCCCGGGCCGAGCACGCGGATCGGGGCAAGAAGCCCCGCCGCAAGAAGCCCGAGTCATCGAAGGGTCCCCGCACCGAGACGGACGTCCTCCTGGACTCCGTTCTGGATGCGCTCCCCGAGCCGAAGGCCCCCGGTCAGGGACGCGGTCGGCGCCGGGTGACCACCGCCGCCTTGACGGGTACGCCGGTGAGCACCGTCACGCCGGCCCCGCCGAGCGAAGACTGACGTCGCGGAGGTCGCGCGTCACCGCCCGCGGCGCTCGCGAGCGGTGACGCGCAGTCCGGAGGCGATGAGGCGCCGGACCAGTTCGTGGCCTCCGACGGCGTGAGCGCCCGCGGCCACGAGACGGTCGTAGGCGTCGTCGGGAACGTCGTAGTGATCGCGATCGAAACCGCGCCGGGGGATGCCGTTCGCCGCTGCGAAGCGGTGCAGTTCGTCGAGGCTCGCATCGCTGATCAGGTGCGACCACAAGCGTCCGTGCGCGGGCCAGCGAGGTGGATCGATCAGGATCGCCATCCCGCGATCCTACGGCGCGGACTCCGGCGGCGTCGCTTTGCGCGGGGCTGCGGCATCCGGTAAAGTATTCCTTTGGTGCGTAGCGTGCCGCATACTCATGGCGACACGCCGAGAGCATGGCTTCCGCACCGTTACCCGTCTTTCAAGACAACCGGAGCCGTGCGCTCCCCAAGACGAAACAAGGTGTGAAGTGGTTTACGCAGTTGTGCGCGCCGGTGGCCGGCAGGAGAAGGTCGAGGTCGGCTCGATCGTCGTTCTCGATCGTCTGGCCGCTCAGATCGGTGACAAGGTGCAGCTTCCGGCCGTCCTGCTCGTCGACGGCGACGCCGTCACGACCGACGCCGACAAGCTGGCGAAGGTCTCGGTGACCGCCGAGGTCCTCGGTGAGGAGCGCGGCCCCAAGATCGTGATCCAGAAGTTCAAGAACAAGACCGGCTACAAGAAGCGCCAGGGGCACCGCCAGGACCTCACGCGCGTCAAGGTCACCGGCATCAAGTAACTCCAGGAAGAAGCTGAGATGGCACACAAGAAGGGCGCAAGCTCCACTCGCAACGGTCGTGACTCCAACGCGCAGCGCCTCGGCGTGAAGCGCTTCGGCGGTCAGGTCGTCGGCGCGGGCGAGATCATCGTCCGTCAGCGCGGAACCCACTTCCACCCGGGCGCCAACGTCGGCCGGGGCGGCGACGACACGCTGTTCGCCCTCGCCGCCGGTGCGGTCGAGTTCGGCAACAAGGGCGGTCGCAAGGTCGTCAACATCGTCGCAGCTGCGGAGTGATCCGGGGCTCACGAGAAGTCTTCGATGAGGGGCGGGCTTCGGCTCGCCCCTCATCTGTATCCACATCCTGAGGGGAATGACATGGTCACCTTCGTCGATCGGGTGACCCTTCACCTGCGCGCGGGCAAGGGCGGCAACGGCTGTGTGTCGGTGCGACGGGAGAAGTTCAAGCCCCTCGCCGGTCCCGACGGCGGCAACGGCGGACACGGCGGAGACATCGTGCTCGTCGCCGACCCGCAGGAGACGACGCTGCTGTCGTATCACCACTCTCCGCACCGCAGCGCCGACAACGGCGGGTTCGGCATGGGCGACAACCGGTCCGGCGCGGCGGGAGAGCACCTCGAGCTGTCTGTGCCGGTCGGGACCGTGGTGAAGGCGCCCGATGGCGAGACCCTCGTCGACCTCATCCACCCCGGGATGCGTTTCGTCGCCGCCCCGGGCGGCCTCGGAGGACTCGGGAACGCCGCCCTGGCGTCACCGAAGCGTAAGGCGCCCGGCTTCGCGCTGCTGGGCACCTCGGGCTGGGAGGGCGATGTCGTCCTCGAGCTGAAGACCGTCGCCGATGTGGCGCTGGTCGGATTCCCCTCGGCCGGCAAGTCGAGCCTGATCGCGGCGGTCTCGGCCGCGCGACCGAAGATCGCCGACTACCCCTTCACGACACTGCATCCGAACCTGGGCGTCGTCCAGGCCGGTGACACGCGCTACACCATCGCCGATGTCCCTGGACTCATCGAGGGTGCCAGCGAGGGCCGCGGGCTGGGCCTGGAGTTCCTCCGGCACGTCGAGCGGTGCACGGCACTGGTGCACGTGCTCGACTGCGCCACCCTCGACCCCGGCCGCGATCCGCTGAGCGATCTCGACGTCATTCTCGCGGAGCTCGCCGCTTACCCGGTCGCGGACGATCAGGTGCCGCTGCTCGAACGGCCACAGCTGGTCGCGCTCAACAAGCTCGATGTGCCCGAGGCCAAGGACCTCGCCGATCTCGTGCGCCCCGACCTCGAGGCTCGCGGCTTCCGCGTCTTCGACATCTCCACGGTCGCTCGCTCGGGGCTGCGTGAGCTCACGTTCGCTCTGGGGGAGATCATCGCCGGTCATCGGGCGACGCGAGCCGACGAGGGGCCGCAGGAGCGCGTGGTCATCCGCCCGCGCGGTTCCGAGAAGGAGTTCTCCATTCGGGTCGAGGGCGGCACCTACGGCAATCTCTACCGCATCGTCGGCGCAAAGCCGGAGCGGTGGGTGCAGCAGACCGACTTCCGCAACGATGAGGCCGTCGGCTTCCTGGCCGACCGCCTCGACAAGCTCGGTGTCGAAGACGAGCTGTTCCGCGCCGGTGCGACCCCGGGTGCGACCGTGGTGATCGGGGAGGGCGACGGCGTCGTCTTCGACTGGCAGCCGTCGCTGAGCTCGGCTGCCGAACTCATGACCGCTCCGCGGGGGACCGATCCCCGGATCGATCCGTCGAACCGCCGCACGACGTCGCAGCGGCGGGAGCAGTATCGCGAACGCATGGATGCCAAGGCCGAGGCGCGCGCCGATCTCGAGGCCGAGCGCCTCTCGTCGTCCGGGTGGAGCGAGGAGAGCGACGGGTGAGCGTCGTCGACCGCTCCGGTCTCGCCACCGTGCGCCGCGTGGTGGTCAAGGTGGGGTCCTCGTCGATCAGCGGTGCGAATCGCGGCAAGATCGCGCCGATCGTCGAAGCGCTCGCCCACGCCCATGCTCGCGGCGCCGAGGTCGTGCTGGTCTCGTCGGGAGCGATCGCCACCGGAATGCCGTACCTCACCCTCGACGAGCGTCCCACCGACCTCGCCACCCAGCAGGCGGCCGCGGCGGTCGGGCAGAACGTGCTGATCTACCGCTACCAGGATGCGCTGCGCCCCTTCGGTGTCGTCGCCGGGCAGGTGCTGCTGACGGCAGGCGACCTCGAGAACGCGACACCGCGATCGAATGCGCGCCGCGCGATGGAGCGGCTTCTGGGACTGCGCATCCTGCCGATCGTCAACGAGAACGACACCGTAGCGACCCACGAGATCCGCTTCGGCGACAACGACCGCCTGGCAGCGCTGGTCGCCCGCCTGATCGGTGCCGACGCGCTGGTTCTTCTCAGCGACATCGAATGCCTCTACACGCGCCCGCCGGGCGAGCCGGGTGCTCGCCCGATCGATCGTGTGGCCTGGGGCGACGATCTCGACGACTACGAGTTCGGCGCAACGGTCGTCAACAGCCTCGGAACCGGCGGTGCCGCGACGAAGGCTTCGGCTGCGAAGCTTGCTTCGGCAGCGGGCATCGGCGTGCTCGTGACGAGCGCGGACCTCGTGGCCGAGGCGCTCGAGGGGCGTCACGTCGGCACGTGGTTCGAGCCGGATCCGGCACCGGATGCGGCGCCCGCCACGGGGCCCGTGCGGGCGGCCGGGAATCAGTAGGCTGGAACGATGACCACGGTGACGGAGGCTTCGGCACGCGAGCGGATGCAGCGGGCGAAGGATGCCAGCCGAGCCGTCGCGCTCCTGGACGACGATGCGAAGTCGCACGCGCTGCGGACCATCGCCGACGCGATCGAGGCGGCCTCCGCCGAGATCGTCGCCGCGAACACCGAGGATCTCGCACGCGGTGCGGCGAGCGGGCTCGCCGATGGCCTGCGCGACCGCCTGCGCCTGGACGCCCCGCGCGTCGCCGCTCTCGCCGCCGCCGTGCGGGAGGTCGCCGACCTTCCCGACCCCGTCGGACGTGTCCTCGACGAGCGCATCATCGGCGGCGGCATCCGGCTGACGAAGGTCGCCGTGCCCTTCGGCGTCGTCGGCGCGATCTACGAGGCCCGGCCGAACGTGACCGTCGACATCGCGGCCCTCGCCCTGCGGTCGGGGAACGCGGTCGTCCTGCGCGGCGGCAGCGCGGCCGAGAACACGAACAGGGCCCTCGTGTCAGCCATGCGGCATGCCCTCGCATCTGCAGGCATCGACCCCGAAGCGGTGCAGACGATCGATGCGTTCGGACGCGACGGCGCACGCGAGCTGATGACCGCGCGAGGGCTGGTCGACATCCTCGTTCCGCGGGGAAGCGCGCAGCTCATCGAAACGGTCGTGACGGAATCGACCGTGCCCGTCATCGAGACCGGCGCGGGGGTCGTGCACATCTTCGTCGACGCCACCGCGCGCGCGGACTGGACGCGGGAGATCGTCGTCAATGCGAAGGCGCAGCGACCCAGCGTCTGCAACGCCGTCGAAACGGTCCTCGTGCACCGCGATGCTCTCGGACTCGTCCCCGACCTGCTGGACGCGCTCGAGGGGGCGGGGGTGACCGTGCATGGAGACGAGACGATCTCAGGACTCTCGCCTCGCGTCGTGGCGGCCACCGATGACGACTGGTCCACGGAGTACTTGAGTCTGGATCTGGCCATGCGCGTCGTCGACGGGATCGACGAGGCGCTGACGCACATCCGAACCTACTCGACGCACCACACCGAGGCGATCATCACCGATGACCCGGCAGCGGCCGAGCGCTTCCTCGCCGAGGTCGACTCCGCGGCGGTGATGCTCAATGCGTCGACACGCTTCACGGACGGCGGAGAGTACGGCTTCGGTGCAGAAGTCGGCATCTCCACGCAGAAGCTGCACGCCCGAGGGCCGATGGGCCTGACCGAACTCACGAGCGTGAAGTGGATCGGGCGGGGCGAAGGCCACGTCCGAGCCTGATCCCAAATAGACTGGTCAGCGTCCGGACATCCCGGGCCCACCCGAAACGGAGCACGAATGACACTGGCTGAGATCGTCATCCTCGCGGCGGAGGAGACCGAGCACCACGGCAACGTCGCGCTCGAGACCTTCTGGTACGGTGCGGTGGCCCTGGCCGTCTTCGGTCTGCTGGCGCTCGTGACCGCGTCGTATCGTAACGTGGCGAACCGCCACGCACATAAGGCGGAGGCCTACGCGAAGGCGCACGCGAACGACGTTCAGAAGGCGGGACACGGGCACTAGGCCCGCTGCATGTCCACGGCGCGAGCCCCTCGGATCGGAGTGATGGGCGGGACGTTCGATCCCATCCACCACGGGCACCTCGTCGCGGCCAGCGAAGTGGCGCAGTCCTTCGACCTCGATGAAGTCGTCTTCGTTCCGACCGGACGCCCCTGGCAGAAGCAGAGCGTGACCTCCAGCGAGCATCGCTATCTGATGACCGTCATCGCGACGGCATCGAACCCGCAATTCACCGTGAGCCGCGTCGACGTGGACCGGGCCGGCCCGACCTACACCATCGACACACTGCGCGATCTGCAGGCGGAGAGACCGGGCGCGGAGCTGTACTTCATCAGCGGCGCCGACGCCGTGGCGCAGATTCTCAGTTGGCGGGACCATGATGAACTGTGGCAACTCGCCCACTTCGTCGCCGTCTCCCGTCCCGGCCACGTGCTGAGCACCGAGGGACTGCCGTCGGAGAACGTGAGCCAGCTGGAGATCCCCGCGCTGTCGATCTCGTCGACGGACTGTCGAGACCGGGTTCGTCGAGGTCACCCGGTGTGGTACCTCGTCCCCGACGGGGTTGTCCAATACATTGCGAAGCATCACCTCTACCGGAGCATGGAATGAGCACACCCGAGCACCCCGCGGACAAGCCGCTGACCCGCCGTCAGCTGCGGGAGATCCGCAACACCGGCTCGACGCCCGTCGTGACACCCCCGGACGCCGACGCCCATGCCACAGCCGACACCGACGACGCCGCGCCCGAGCAGGCGGCACCGGTCGCCTCTCCGAAGCCGCGCCTGCCCCGGCCGGCACCCCCGACCGATGTGTCGCCGGCGCCGGCCCCCGACTCCAGTGTGAACCTCGGTGAGGCGCCGCTCACGCGCCGGCAGGCGCGCCAGCAGGAGAAGATACGCACCGCCTCGGTGCCGGTGATCACACCGGAGGTGGCTGCTCAACACACCACAGCGGCGAAGAAGCCCGTGTGGACCGCGGCGCCGGTCGACCCCGCCCTGGGCGAGCCGACGCCCATCGTCGCCTCCGTCCCCGAGGGTGCGGATGCACCGACCGAAAACAATTCGGGCGAGGCTGGCCGAGAGGTCGCGGACGAGTCCGAGCGGCCCGTGGTGAACCCGGCTCTCGGGGCAGGGCTCCTCGCCGGGGGCGTGCAGGAGGCTGCGGGGGCCCCGGCGTCCTTCGATCAGCTGCTGACGCGCTCGTCGAGCGGCTCGGTCAGCACTCCCAACGCGCTCATCATGTCTCAGACGCCGTCGACGCTCGCCTCGCCTGTCGCCTCGACGGGCGAGGTCATCCTCACGGGGTCGTACGACCTGCCGGAGGGCTTCGGATCCACCGGACACGCCCGTGGGACGGCGGACGGCAAAGAGGTGGACGCGGTGCTCGTCGACGGTGAGCTGCCGGCGCATTCGTCACCGACGCCGATCGCCGCCAGCGCCGCGATCAGCACCCACAAGCAGCCCGGCGACGTCATCAAGCCCCCCACCCCCGAGAAGGGTGGGCGGCTGATGCTGACACTCGCGATCACCGCCGGTGTCCTGGCGCTCGCCCTCGTGGGCGTGCTCATCCTCGCGTTCGTGACGGGAGCGATCTGATGCCGGCGACGGAACAGTCGCGGGAGATGCTCCAGATCGCCGCCGCCGCAGCGGACGCGACCGGCGGTGAGGACCTCGTCGCCCTGGACGTGTCCGATCCGCTGCCGCTCGTCGACGTCTTCCTCATCGTCACCGGGCGCAGCGAGCGCAATGTCGCCGCCATCGCCGATGAGATCGAGGAGAAGCTCCTCGAGGCAGGCCACAAGCGGCTCCGGCGCGAAGGACGCGAGGAGTCCCGCTGGATCCTCCTCGATTTCGGCGACCTCGTGGCGCATGTCTTCCATGAGGAGGAGCGGTCGTACTACGGGCTCGAACGCTTGTGGAAGGACTGCCCCGTCGTCCCCATCGTCCTTGCCGGAGCCTCGGCTGGTGAGTGACTACGCCGCGTCGCGCGCCACGCCCGGGGCGGCGACGGTTCGAAGAGACCGGGAACATGTTGTAAGCTGATCGAGTTGTCCCGCCGGAGCGGGAAACGATCTGGGCCTGTGGCGCAGCTGGTAGCGCACCTGCATGGCATGCAGGGGGTCAGGGGTTCGAGTCCCCTCAGGTCCACCAAAAACCCCCGGGCAACCGGGGGTTTTGTATTGGATGCGGGCAGCCTGAAGAGTCCTCCCCATCCTGCTGTGTCGTAGCGTGGAGACATGAAGCTCCTCGCGCGCGTCCTGGTGGTCGGCGTGCTGAGCAGCGCGATCAGCGGCGCACTCGCGTCGGAGGAGTCCGATCCCGATATCGCGGCTGCTGCCGCATCGATGCCCTCGACCGACGCGTCCGCCGCCGAAGAGCCCGTCGTCGTCGCGCCCGCCGGTGCCGGCGAGGTGAGATCGGAAGCCGCCCGGCTCGTCGCAGCGATGACGGTGCGTGAGCGCGCGGCGAGCGTCGTGATGGGGCACCTTCCGACGACCGACACATCGCTGCTCCGGACATACATGGCCGAGGAGGGGATCGCGGGGTTCATCCTGATGGGCGCGAACATCCCGGCGGACGAGTCGGCGCTCCGTGCGGTGACGGGATCCCTCATCGTCGATCCGACGCTCCCGCCGCTCTTGGCCATCGACCAGGAGGGCGGCGACGTCTCTCGGCTGCCGTGGGACGATTTCGCCGCGGCGCCGACCTTGAAGGACGCCGACCCCGGTGCCGCGGCGGACGCGTTCGCGGCACGCGCGTCTCTCGTGGCGCGTGCCGGGGCGAGCGTGAACTTCGGCATCATTGCAGACGTGACATCCGACCCCGGGATGTTCATCTACCGGCGTGCTCTCGGCACCGACCCGGCTGCCTCGGCGGACAGGGTCGTGGGCGCTGTTCAGGGCGAGGGCGGACGGGTGGCATCCACCCTCAAGCACTTCCCCGGCCACGGCGCAGCGCCGGGCGACTCGCACATCGGCATCCCGAGCACGGACATGTCGATGCAGGAATGGTCCGAGACGCAAGCGCCCCCATTCGTCGCGGGGATCGACGCGGGCGCACCCCTGCTGATGTTCGGACATCTGTCGTACACGACCGTCGATGACGCGCCCGCATCCCTGTCGTCCGAGTGGCATCGCATCGCCCGCGAGGAACTCGGGTTCGACGGCGTCGCGGTCACCGACGATCTCGGGATGCTTCAGGCGACCGGCCTGCCCGAATACGCCGATCCGGTAGCCAACGGCGTCGCCGCGCTGGCAGCAGGCAATGATCTGCTCCTGACGGTGCTCTACAGCGACGCCGGCAGCGCCGAGCGCCTGGTGGAGGGGATC carries:
- the obgE gene encoding GTPase ObgE, which codes for MVTFVDRVTLHLRAGKGGNGCVSVRREKFKPLAGPDGGNGGHGGDIVLVADPQETTLLSYHHSPHRSADNGGFGMGDNRSGAAGEHLELSVPVGTVVKAPDGETLVDLIHPGMRFVAAPGGLGGLGNAALASPKRKAPGFALLGTSGWEGDVVLELKTVADVALVGFPSAGKSSLIAAVSAARPKIADYPFTTLHPNLGVVQAGDTRYTIADVPGLIEGASEGRGLGLEFLRHVERCTALVHVLDCATLDPGRDPLSDLDVILAELAAYPVADDQVPLLERPQLVALNKLDVPEAKDLADLVRPDLEARGFRVFDISTVARSGLRELTFALGEIIAGHRATRADEGPQERVVIRPRGSEKEFSIRVEGGTYGNLYRIVGAKPERWVQQTDFRNDEAVGFLADRLDKLGVEDELFRAGATPGATVVIGEGDGVVFDWQPSLSSAAELMTAPRGTDPRIDPSNRRTTSQRREQYRERMDAKAEARADLEAERLSSSGWSEESDG
- the proB gene encoding glutamate 5-kinase encodes the protein MSVVDRSGLATVRRVVVKVGSSSISGANRGKIAPIVEALAHAHARGAEVVLVSSGAIATGMPYLTLDERPTDLATQQAAAAVGQNVLIYRYQDALRPFGVVAGQVLLTAGDLENATPRSNARRAMERLLGLRILPIVNENDTVATHEIRFGDNDRLAALVARLIGADALVLLSDIECLYTRPPGEPGARPIDRVAWGDDLDDYEFGATVVNSLGTGGAATKASAAKLASAAGIGVLVTSADLVAEALEGRHVGTWFEPDPAPDAAPATGPVRAAGNQ
- the nadD gene encoding nicotinate-nucleotide adenylyltransferase; this encodes MSTARAPRIGVMGGTFDPIHHGHLVAASEVAQSFDLDEVVFVPTGRPWQKQSVTSSEHRYLMTVIATASNPQFTVSRVDVDRAGPTYTIDTLRDLQAERPGAELYFISGADAVAQILSWRDHDELWQLAHFVAVSRPGHVLSTEGLPSENVSQLEIPALSISSTDCRDRVRRGHPVWYLVPDGVVQYIAKHHLYRSME
- a CDS encoding vitamin K epoxide reductase family protein, with amino-acid sequence MASPLSHTRPTGLAIWLIIAGVIGWFAAFNLTVEKIERLADPSASASCDFSVLVQCSANLDSWQGSVFGFSNPILGLTGWVAPIVVGAAILAGARFARWFWWCFWAGMAFAFGFVVWLIAQSIFDLGTLCPWCMVTWAVTIPSFYAVTTHLLRSGVVPVPARVRKAAAGLMAWVPLMAILSYAVVVLLAQVQLNALPNIFQTIFG
- a CDS encoding DUF4031 domain-containing protein — its product is MAILIDPPRWPAHGRLWSHLISDASLDELHRFAAANGIPRRGFDRDHYDVPDDAYDRLVAAGAHAVGGHELVRRLIASGLRVTARERRGR
- the rpmA gene encoding 50S ribosomal protein L27, translating into MAHKKGASSTRNGRDSNAQRLGVKRFGGQVVGAGEIIVRQRGTHFHPGANVGRGGDDTLFALAAGAVEFGNKGGRKVVNIVAAAE
- the rplU gene encoding 50S ribosomal protein L21, producing the protein MVYAVVRAGGRQEKVEVGSIVVLDRLAAQIGDKVQLPAVLLVDGDAVTTDADKLAKVSVTAEVLGEERGPKIVIQKFKNKTGYKKRQGHRQDLTRVKVTGIK
- a CDS encoding glycoside hydrolase family 3 N-terminal domain-containing protein, which codes for MKLLARVLVVGVLSSAISGALASEESDPDIAAAAASMPSTDASAAEEPVVVAPAGAGEVRSEAARLVAAMTVRERAASVVMGHLPTTDTSLLRTYMAEEGIAGFILMGANIPADESALRAVTGSLIVDPTLPPLLAIDQEGGDVSRLPWDDFAAAPTLKDADPGAAADAFAARASLVARAGASVNFGIIADVTSDPGMFIYRRALGTDPAASADRVVGAVQGEGGRVASTLKHFPGHGAAPGDSHIGIPSTDMSMQEWSETQAPPFVAGIDAGAPLLMFGHLSYTTVDDAPASLSSEWHRIAREELGFDGVAVTDDLGMLQATGLPEYADPVANGVAALAAGNDLLLTVLYSDAGSAERLVEGIVAAVERGEVSLERLTEASERVTALRWVSAHTTLLPCADCAQ
- a CDS encoding glutamate-5-semialdehyde dehydrogenase is translated as MTTVTEASARERMQRAKDASRAVALLDDDAKSHALRTIADAIEAASAEIVAANTEDLARGAASGLADGLRDRLRLDAPRVAALAAAVREVADLPDPVGRVLDERIIGGGIRLTKVAVPFGVVGAIYEARPNVTVDIAALALRSGNAVVLRGGSAAENTNRALVSAMRHALASAGIDPEAVQTIDAFGRDGARELMTARGLVDILVPRGSAQLIETVVTESTVPVIETGAGVVHIFVDATARADWTREIVVNAKAQRPSVCNAVETVLVHRDALGLVPDLLDALEGAGVTVHGDETISGLSPRVVAATDDDWSTEYLSLDLAMRVVDGIDEALTHIRTYSTHHTEAIITDDPAAAERFLAEVDSAAVMLNASTRFTDGGEYGFGAEVGISTQKLHARGPMGLTELTSVKWIGRGEGHVRA
- a CDS encoding Rne/Rng family ribonuclease — encoded protein: MADGNDAHVPADSEPDAPAETNVEAEQSSEVGTQELSEPAGAAEVTVPTQEEASSEPAPSPEPESSAEPEVPPAPPEEPSEPERLTAVSLGLLPEQFVSAVSTQLHFYAPEIAVLPARPDDDVESDREQQSGSSSRRRGRRRGGGGQNDKSGGDDESRRSSGRKRAVEVVTEPQRIKGSTRLEAKKQRRRDGREAGRRRAVVTEAEFLARREAVDRVMVVRSKNGRIQIAVLEDDVLVEHYVARNQDSSLIGNVYLGRVQNVLPSMEAAFVDIGRGRNAVLYSGEVDWDAVETGNQPRRIELALKSGDKVLVQVTKDPVGHKGARLTSQISLPGRYLVYVPGGAMNGISRKLPDTERARLKKILKEVLPESSGVIVRTAAEGATEEQLTRDVNRLTTQWEHIGRQVESQQAPALLHSEPDLLVKIVRDVFNEDFSKMLIQGEDAHQTITAYLEGVAPDLLDRVESYEEDRDPFDRFRITEQIEKALDRKVWLPSGGSLVIDRTEAMTVVDVNTGKFVGSGGNLEETVTKNNLEAAEEIVRQLRLRDIGGIIVVDFIDMVLESNRDLVLRRLVECLSRDRTKHQVAEVTSLGLVQMTRKKLGLGLLETFSEACEVCAGRGVIVHHDPVVKHRSSGSSSSGRRQRQNGNGGPSQGNGNGASSQGGGTHTITEGVKSALAQIAASTIHPSQGEEAPAAGGQVDVVLPEPKDDQPAPKDGSRAEHADRGKKPRRKKPESSKGPRTETDVLLDSVLDALPEPKAPGQGRGRRRVTTAALTGTPVSTVTPAPPSED
- the rsfS gene encoding ribosome silencing factor: MPATEQSREMLQIAAAAADATGGEDLVALDVSDPLPLVDVFLIVTGRSERNVAAIADEIEEKLLEAGHKRLRREGREESRWILLDFGDLVAHVFHEEERSYYGLERLWKDCPVVPIVLAGASAGE